TGAAGGGGGTCCacaaagtaaagtaaaatatagatcaattttgattacaaggtaagttgtcaaaatctgaattatcagatacctttatttataaagaaaactCTTTTTAgtatagatccataccaccaaagtgttttgaatttagactttttatgtagagcttatagaaatggagtcattttctcatttcatcattaacattaaaatttcttggagcaagaaaaaaaattgcaggtatatataattatttataaattgatcgaataagagtttataattaataaattatatgaaatatatatatatatattcgctttgGTTATcccttctttctttattttactccatcccattaaaaaaacaaataataatttagacttcttatgtaaagtttacagaaatatcaattttatttttataaatttaaaatagattctatataataaacaatttgtaaaaagaagtgagatccaataaaaaaattcaaaaaagtaaaaaaattacgccaagtacatgaaaaagtggagaactcaaggagttatcattgaaaaatacaagatccccataaaaaaactacaagaaagtagaaaaatatgtgaaatcgaaatgagctacCAGATGATTtgaattatctgaaagtctgtgagagagaaagtatgggtattgacgatctaagaatgccttgccttTCCACGcgaagcatttgacttccaggccgcggaaatctaggcaaatcatctggcagcttattttgatttcacatctttttctattttcttgtagtttttttatggggatcttctatttttcagtgataactccttgagtcctccactttttgatATACttgacgtaatttttttacttttttgaagttttttatcagATAGAATATACCACTATTTCACAAACTTTTTTGACACGTAGTTTCAttctgaattatatttattatttattaccatGTCATTAGATTCTGAAGatgtattataatacatgtaaTATCCACACTATATTCATAGTTGGTTATCAATCTAACAAACaagtttttgtaaaatacGTTTAATAATGTTTTGATGAATCGATGCATGCACAATTCGTGCCCATCTTCAAATTAGATGTAcacaaatgtatttaataaattataatctaTTCAGTGAATTTAATAACCGATTTACCTACTATAAATTACTGAAATAACGCCATCTAGTCTTTTATCCACACAATAAATGGAAGCTTGCCATTAAAGAGAAGGGGATGTGTTTGGCGTGCCGTATTCCCCTCAAACGGAACGAATTAATGGATCTCTGTATACATACAGTTATTGTTGAATCAAGTATTTAATAGTTATCGACAGGGCGAGCTGGAAATTGGAACGATCGAAGACGAGCAAAGTCTGTAATATTTTGTGATCCAATACATGATCGGGTCATGGCGTATGTTAATGTTgccgaatggaaaattgatcaaGTGTGTGAATGGTTAAAAGGTGcgaaaaattatgtttcctTTAGATAAgtgtatttttcattgtgtccAGAGGAAACGAGTGACCTTCGTTATTCGTGCATCGTTGAAATTCGCCTGGGGAAATTCATTTGATATACACGCCCGcgcctttcttttcttccctcttttctttcgatcaattactttattaaatgtaaaaaacaGCGTTGATTTGTTTAATCATGCGCTGCGAGTGTGCAATTCACAGATAATGTGTTACTTTGCAAAGAATACGTTCAATCGTAGATATATCTTACGAGCGCAAGTAAcgatttcattcatttttgcGATTTCACGTTTCagcgatatttaaatttaattagcaCGATCTTTGTTGATATGACTCGTTACATTGTAGTGTTACAGCAATGAACATGATCTATGATGTATGAAACAGAAAAGTTTTTGCTAGagtaaattgtataaattttaaagcaggaaataaaagtgaaaattgtatttaacaccaatttcacatcttttttaAACTACTACGTTTTATCTGTCAATGCAATAATGATTTTTGTTGTAGGATTGGATAATTCTGTACTACCTTATGTACATAGTTTTACAAATCATGGCGTCAGTGGACAACAGCTATTAAGTCTAAGGCCGGAAGATCTAGAACACCTAGGAGTAATAAAGCTTGGTCatcaagaaattattcttgaaGCTGTAGAGTATTTGAGGAATTTCCATTACGAGCTTGatcgtgaaaatttacaaCTCCTAGCATTGCGATTATCTTGTCAAGCTCATAGTTTGCAAAATGAACTGTGCCGTCAGACAGATTCCAAACCTGTTACAACTCAAACGTTATCTGACGTAGCATCAGTTATAATGGCTGTAAAGCCATTAGTAAGATGGTTGGATCGTCCTCCTTTTAGTGGACAATTAGAATATAATGATAAGAAAGCTGATCTAATGAAATTAGCTTTAGAAATGGCCACATGCGCACAAAGAGATAGATTCGCAGAAAAACCTATAGAAGAAATCAGAACCATCTGTGGACAACTAGCAAAACTGGCAGATTACATAATACAGGATATTACCGATCCTATGATATTGCAACCTGCTAGTTTAGATCTAgctactttgaaaaaaaaacctggAGATGACTTAGTaagttatataataatataaattattttaaacatataggaaaaaataattctttaagcAATTGAGCAACTTGTTTTTGCTTGGAAAGATcgataaaaacaaagtaaatatttgttctaaCTCctccaaattaaataattaaatgatttctTCTATGTTGCTTTTTCCTAAACAATGTATAATGCACACAGTATATTTAACACAAATTGTAAGACATGTTTTAAAACCTTTCTGAAAGAAACTATCTGCTACATCCTTTGGAGATAAAGCTGTAATCATTGATTCAACACATTTCTGACTTCCTGTTcagataattgtttattagtAATACAAGGCAATTCTAGAATTCCTCTTCTAAATAAAGACACTAAAAGTTGATTTAAGGAAAGGACTActtcttaataatttaattttgatgattccaaaatttaaaatatcattttttctaGGGATTTTACATTTTGCCATCTTTTCACGGAGCTCATCAAATtgctgaaattaaatttggttCAGCTGCTCATCAATGCGGTAAAATGGAAGAAGGAGATGAAATTGTTCAggtagtttttcttttttacttgaGACTTGCATattagtaatttaaataaatattttaggtaaATTATCAGACTGTAGTTGGTTGGGAACGGAAAAACCTTTTGGAATTATTTCGTGAAAGTCCAGCCGAAGTATTATTAACTTTAAAGCGTCGACCGAGGCACACAAAAGTATACGGCCAGATTTATATAAAACCATATCGACTTCCCAGCAATAAGAAAACATCGTACACGACGAGGTGGCAACATAATTTACCATCTCCAAGACCAGAATTATTGACCATACCAGATTTCACAATGCCATTACCCAGGTATTGTATACATGCATATATCTTTCTTATCTATATTCCGCAACTGTACAATCATATAAAGTTTAGTCCTTTGTATAACGCTAAATCTGAATTTGTTTAGGCACATGCCAAAGAATCCCAGTCCAAAACCTGCAAGTATTTTAGATACTGTCAATATATTAGACACAATGATCATAGATAGTAGCGATTCAGATAGCGAAGCCGAACCGCCTTTATCGATTCGATTGTATTCAACGAAACCAAGAAATTCGGTTCAACGACGAGCTACTATAACTGGTGCTAGTCCTACTACTAAGCATGGAATTGATATTGAACAGTTTTGGAAAGAATTGAAACAGGAACACAGTACAACATCTCAGTTACGCGACAAAGCTGCATCTTGTGCTCACGGCCTAGATAACGTACCATCAAGCATACGACCGCAAACATGCATAAGCATAGAACaaagcaaaagaaagaaaaaggttGATGGACAAGCTGATGACAAGAAACTACAGTTTCTAGAAAAATCTGTTAAATCTGATGTTCCTCGGATAGATAATACAATTAACGTAATACATGAAGCAAAGGATGAATCTAAAAATACTCAAAATTGTGAGGAAACGTTAACCATTAGTAATAGCCCCAGCCAGATTCCTCAAACACCTGTTACTGttaccaataataataataatttgagtGATACAAGCGTGCCTTTAGATGAgtgcaacaattttattagagATAGACATAGCAATAGTATGAATACACTAAGCGGTAAAGAATCTAGTATATGTAGTGTTAAAGAGCGTGGAAAATTGGATAAAAGTTACAGTACACCAGCATATGATTTAACGGATACTGATAACGTAGAGgacagaaaacaaaaattattttgtacgttAGAATCGTCTATGAATAATGCAAGCAATGTAACTGCAACTAAGACTGATATTCAACTAATTTCTACGAATTTGGAAGATCAACAAAAGTTGAAAGATATTGACGATcaaaaacaaagtatttatGCAAATCTTGATAGTAatgttgttcaaaatgttacTAATACTGATACGCAAAATAACGATGAACAATGCGTTGAAACTCGCTTGGACTCTCATAAAACATTTATGCGTAAGGTAACCAGTGTAAGTCATGGAAGCAGTATAAAAAATAACCAAAGCAATAATGAATGTATTATCTccaatgtaaataaacatgACAAGAAAAAcgtaatgaataatttatacgtcGATTTCGAAAATGTATCAAAGACGGCATTTAGCACtagaaattttgcaaataatacGAGTTTGAATCATGAAGTAAAGGCAGATAAGTTAGAATCGAGAAATAATTACTCACAGAATAATAGTGAAAGCAATCCAAATTTGACTAAATTCGAAAAAGTCTTCCGAACGTTTAATTGTGCCTCGATAGAACACACAAAACtaatggaaaagaaattttcgacTGCATTGACAAAAGAGAAAATGCAAACTCAAGACGAAGATGACACACGAACTATTACTCAAAACATTCCTCAAATTCAGATTAGTCAAACAACACAGActgataatataaaaattgataatgcAATCGGTCAAGGAAATATGATACAATCTTGCAAATACGAAGAATTAACAAAGATTGAAATTAGTATAAAGCCAGAACCTAAATCTCATTTAATACCTCCAGATCCCCCACCACGTACATACCTTTCGAAGTTAACAAGTTCACCTTCAGATAACACTTCGAAAGCTCTTGAAGATCAAGAAAAACATTATGCGCATCAAAGGCCTACTGTTAGAAGAGATCTAAAGAAACCAGAATTTTGCGTGGAAAACAATActaaaagcaatttaaatcTTCAAGAAAAGCAAGATTACTTTGATGTTTGTAATAGCtttacagaaaaatcaatAGAGTTTATGGATGAAATGAATACTATAGGGAACGAATGCAAACCTAGTTTAAACGTTGATTCTTCGTACAGAGAATACAATGATAAGCAAATAAAAGAAGATAAGTCTATCTGTGATAAGTATGAACCTTTTGTTGACAAATTTGGTTACTCTAGTTCAGGAATGGAATACCATAATCCTGAAtcttgttttcaaaatatggACTCTCTGGATGGTTCGTGCTCTTCAAAGCAATTTCAATCCCTTGAACATAAATCGAAACTTTATGAAAAGGAGAAACATTTAGAGAAAGGTGTAGTCAATAAAGCTATGATGGTAGCCAGAAGTATTGGACTGCATGGAAGTTTAAGCAAATCATCCAGTAGTAGTCCTAGAAGTACCAGGAAACGGAGCATACTATTTGCAAGTAAGAAATTAAAGTACACAGAAATTGTTtgtcaatttataaatacttattgttgAATTGGTTTGCTTCTTTTATTAgggaaaagaaacatttctgtCAAAGATATAGGCACAGGTGATTTAGAAAGCTGGTTAACATATCGCACAAGAGGTGCAGGTGGTGCTTGGGCTAAAGCTTGGTTTGTCTTGAAATGTTCATCTTTATACAGGTTTGTTAATTAAGCTTATATATTCTCTTTCAGTGTTCCTGAAACTGTGGCCCGCGAATCCttagaacaaaaaatgtatattatatagtgGAGAGGTGAAGTTTGAAGAACActgttctattttatattattataaatatttatcgaataatgtTTATGGATACAGGTTTAAAACTCAAAACAGCATAAAAGCAGATTGCCTCATATCTTTAACAGGATTTACTGTGTCACGAGCTGCTGAAGTGAAATCAAGGAAATATGCGTTCAAAGTTTACCATACAGGAacggtattttatttttctgctgATACAGAAGATTCTTTCTCTCTGTGGTTAGAGGCAATTAACAAAGCGACTTTAGGGGCGGATGGTCACAGTAGAAATAGTGCTCTTTTTAGCGAAACAGATGAGAGCGATGGCGAACAAAAAGCTAAACCTAAGAATGTTCATACCGCAGAGCATAAACCAAATCTTGAGAAATCGTTTGGATCGTTGAAGAAAGTTATTCGCAAAGATTCTTCTGGATATAAAGATCATGAAATTAGTGGTGCCAGTTTAGAtagaaaatacttgaaatttctTGGTACAAGAAATCACAATATACCTGTTCCAACTGCGCAATTTCGGAGTTACAGAAGAGTGCTTCCCACGTCAATGCCCAACAAGTAAACTTACTTAATAAAGAAtactatataaatttattcaaagaaattgataggggcaaataactttttatgaagaaatactttgtttcaaataaaattataatactaaGTTTTCTTCTCAGGAAACAAGATTCTGTTCCTAACTCACCAGACTTACAAATGACAATTGCAGGAAGTACATTTTATGGACTATCCGCATCTCAAAGTGCTACTGATATGTCGACCAATTCTCAGGATATGGGTGATTACAGGCGTACCACAGATAGGTAACAATTTTGACTGCATGTAAAGCTAACACCATTTTTGTTGCTCTTTTACAcaatacttaatatttttaattttattccatttaaattactaccatacaattttctttataataaaaatatatttttaattagaaaaagtgattaaaaaatattgataagtATCATTATACTTCtcattgtataataaaataatttacactaaatatcgattaaatgtattttatacgtttatattttatgcatgtctttcttattttaactTATTTTCCCCTAAACGTAAGGTTTACCAATTATATTCCTGTGATTTATCCTTAATTGGTTTGCATAGAGTCTTAGGAAATagtgaaacaatattttaatacaagtaTCTTAATAGCCGAAATAGAAGACCTGATgaactacaaaattttatcacaTTGGAAGAATTCATGTTATTACAACAAGAAGATCGAGGACAAATAACAAGGAATAGATCTGTATCACCAAGAATGACACCTTTAACCAGCGATCACGTTCATGTTCaacatagaaattttcatgacAATGGAACAGTTAACGAACAATCGAAAATTACCACTGATATAACCGCTAATAATGACATTGTACAtggtcgaaataaaaataatggcgAAGTGGCAAATAATATTGCATCATATGGATACTCGCGAAATGTGGAAAATGTAcacgcaacgaaacaattaAGCGGAGATTTCgattttgaaagaaatgaaaataagggTGAATCGTCAAAATGTTCAATTCGCAAAAGGTcaaacgaattttattgcgttcataaaaaaaatctattggATGGATTAAATTCTGCGCAAGCGAAACCGTGTGATTCAGCTCATTTTAAGAATGTTACACATGAACAAAAACAAGTGACTTCCTTATATCATAGTAAATCAAATACTGCTGAAAAGTTtgataaacaaacaaatatggTTTGTGAGCATAATGCTTGTATGTACCAAGCACAGCATTTAAATAATCATGACATTTCTAGATCATATGATTATTACAAACTTCCAAAGCGACTTATACGCACCGATGGTAAGTTTTATGTTAGCcgttaatcatttaatttcaatttacgatTAAGGAGAAAACATAGTCTTTGATGATGCATGATAtatctgaataataaaaaatatatttatattttaggtTGTTCTGGGTCTACCAACGATCTTACGTATCATGCTTATGAAACTTTGCAACTCGCAAAAAAAGATGCAAACGTAAGTCGTAAAGGAAGTTTTAACTTAACGAGTCGTCGCGAACATTCTTCAGATAAGCATTGGTTGGACTCTTTACGACGAAGCGATAAAAAGGACGTTGATCATGATAaaactcgtttaaaaaatgtagcacAGTACCAACCACCACCTATACCAACTTCTCCATTTGAACAAGAGGGAATGACTGCTGCATTTGAAATGCATTTGGATAAAGGTGAACAGGTTCAAAAACCAAGTCGTTTGAGGAATTTATTTGGGAATAAAAGTCAACAAAAGC
This DNA window, taken from Hylaeus volcanicus isolate JK05 unplaced genomic scaffold, UHH_iyHylVolc1.0_haploid 12078, whole genome shotgun sequence, encodes the following:
- the LOC128882559 gene encoding uncharacterized protein LOC128882559 — its product is MAYVNVAEWKIDQVCEWLKGLDNSVLPYVHSFTNHGVSGQQLLSLRPEDLEHLGVIKLGHQEIILEAVEYLRNFHYELDRENLQLLALRLSCQAHSLQNELCRQTDSKPVTTQTLSDVASVIMAVKPLVRWLDRPPFSGQLEYNDKKADLMKLALEMATCAQRDRFAEKPIEEIRTICGQLAKLADYIIQDITDPMILQPASLDLATLKKKPGDDLGFYILPSFHGAHQIAEIKFGSAAHQCGKMEEGDEIVQVNYQTVVGWERKNLLELFRESPAEVLLTLKRRPRHTKVYGQIYIKPYRLPSNKKTSYTTRWQHNLPSPRPELLTIPDFTMPLPRHMPKNPSPKPASILDTVNILDTMIIDSSDSDSEAEPPLSIRLYSTKPRNSVQRRATITGASPTTKHGIDIEQFWKELKQEHSTTSQLRDKAASCAHGLDNVPSSIRPQTCISIEQSKRKKKVDGQADDKKLQFLEKSVKSDVPRIDNTINVIHEAKDESKNTQNCEETLTISNSPSQIPQTPVTVTNNNNNLSDTSVPLDECNNFIRDRHSNSMNTLSGKESSICSVKERGKLDKSYSTPAYDLTDTDNVEDRKQKLFCTLESSMNNASNVTATKTDIQLISTNLEDQQKLKDIDDQKQSIYANLDSNVVQNVTNTDTQNNDEQCVETRLDSHKTFMRKVTSVSHGSSIKNNQSNNECIISNVNKHDKKNVMNNLYVDFENVSKTAFSTRNFANNTSLNHEVKADKLESRNNYSQNNSESNPNLTKFEKVFRTFNCASIEHTKLMEKKFSTALTKEKMQTQDEDDTRTITQNIPQIQISQTTQTDNIKIDNAIGQGNMIQSCKYEELTKIEISIKPEPKSHLIPPDPPPRTYLSKLTSSPSDNTSKALEDQEKHYAHQRPTVRRDLKKPEFCVENNTKSNLNLQEKQDYFDVCNSFTEKSIEFMDEMNTIGNECKPSLNVDSSYREYNDKQIKEDKSICDKYEPFVDKFGYSSSGMEYHNPESCFQNMDSLDGSCSSKQFQSLEHKSKLYEKEKHLEKGVVNKAMMVARSIGLHGSLSKSSSSSPRSTRKRSILFARKRNISVKDIGTGDLESWLTYRTRGAGGAWAKAWFVLKCSSLYRFKTQNSIKADCLISLTGFTVSRAAEVKSRKYAFKVYHTGTVFYFSADTEDSFSLWLEAINKATLGADGHSRNSALFSETDESDGEQKAKPKNVHTAEHKPNLEKSFGSLKKVIRKDSSGYKDHEISGASLDRKYLKFLGTRNHNIPVPTAQFRSYRRVLPTSMPNKKQDSVPNSPDLQMTIAGSTFYGLSASQSATDMSTNSQDMGDYRRTTDSRNRRPDELQNFITLEEFMLLQQEDRGQITRNRSVSPRMTPLTSDHVHVQHRNFHDNGTVNEQSKITTDITANNDIVHGRNKNNGEVANNIASYGYSRNVENVHATKQLSGDFDFERNENKGESSKCSIRKRSNEFYCVHKKNLLDGLNSAQAKPCDSAHFKNVTHEQKQVTSLYHSKSNTAEKFDKQTNMVCEHNACMYQAQHLNNHDISRSYDYYKLPKRLIRTDGCSGSTNDLTYHAYETLQLAKKDANVSRKGSFNLTSRREHSSDKHWLDSLRRSDKKDVDHDKTRLKNVAQYQPPPIPTSPFEQEGMTAAFEMHLDKGEQVQKPSRLRNLFGNKSQQKPCTLDLPKETPKTLLGSPRLHRALFRDKCYNQSRLPSRSNSQSPGDSGISQSISSFSGNSPQTLSQSYSSVSSVSDWSPDTPSPCTPNLSMKSGASNSLCQKGFTTTGRHSLNPPTLPYIPPPTSPPPDYPGLEYPPVFEPGTYSLLDASLLRHRNKSNRDTH